AGATAAATGCTGTAACAAAAATACATCCACCGAGCAACTCTGAAGagcaagaaaagaaagagaatgcTTACGTGTAAATTGTAACAAATATTTCTGGGACCATGCCAACGAGTGTCCCCAGCAAATAAGGACCATACTTGACTCCAGTTGCCATTGCACAGTAATTATAAACTATATATGGAAAAGGGGAAATCCTGATCAATGCAACAGCTCGAGCCTGGTTAAACCAATTCCCTTCACCAGCTAGTCTCATAATAGAAGCATTCTTGGGATATCTTTCTATCCAGCTCTACAGGAGAAGAAAGAAAGagattatgaaatttattttaagtAAACAAAGCAAAGTGACGAAGTGCAATCAGTCTGCGAAAGTAATGAAGTACATACTTGGATTCTGTGATGGAAAAGATGACCTATGAAATAAGGAAGAGATACACCAATAGGAAGTGCTCCGATGATAAGTAGAAAACCATATCCATATCCGAATGTCATCCCAGCTACCCACATGGAGGGAGTGGAAGGTAAAATGAGGGTTGGGAAAATTGCCACAGAAGCATAAACTAGAACTGCAAGTACCGGAGTACTGAAAGTTCTTGTCTCCCAATTTAGTATGGGAATAATCTCCTGAAATAGGAAAACAACAGTCAGAAATTGATATGATCCAGAAATCATAAAACCGTTCTATACACATCAGCATTATAATAAGTGCCACCAAATCAGAGTCAGCAGAGGGAAATACCGAAATAGCATGATGAATGGAGTTAAAAGTTGATCCGTCAATGAACTAAGCCTAGTACTCTATACGCATTACGCTCTATTCAGGTCCATTTCTTTCCAATATAAATGAATGGAATTAACTGTGTGACTTCGAAAAATAACCTCAGTGAACCTTATCTCAAACTCTTCATCTAATTTAGTTAGCAGCAGTGAACTCATCACCTACAGCTATATAACAATTCTTCCACCTAAAGTACTAACTCTGGTAAGTACTCTAAATCCAACTCACTCACAAAACACCCCACACATGAGGTCAGTTTAAGTAGCTCAGACTTCGTCCATAAGCAGTTTAGTTAGAATCAGGAGCCATTAACAGAATACAAGATTAATTGGCTACAATAAATTCATTTTACCAGTTACAATCTCTATTTTTTGCTGAAGCTTCAATAAATTCACTTAACGGATGACGGTGGTGTCCAATGACGGTGGTGTCCAGGCCAGCTTGCGCCACCACGACTACTCCACCGGGTACTTGCTATTTTCCACCAGCACAGATACCGGATAACTTTGTCTATCAAGACCTAGGCAGATACAAAGAAATCAACTAATGTTTTTTGCCTCCGCTAGAATTTGAACGTGAGATCTTATGACTCTCCTCTCACTCCATTGACCACTAGGcacacccttgggtgcaaattcacttaAATCAGCTTATGAATCATTTTATCCTCTCCCTTAAAGTAATTAATACAGATAGCACGAGTCAATGCACTTAAAGAGCAAGCAAAAATGCAACTAAAACAAAATGATCACCCTCAAATATTCACCAGAAGCTATAAAGAGTATGACCTTCTCACATgcaacaaataatacaaacagaTACATAATTCGAATAGGCAAATATTTCCTAAAGAGAACAAAAGTTAAGCTAAAATTGACCTTATCCATGAAAAAAGGTCCGACCCATTTGAGAAAAACAACAGCCAAAACTCCAACAAAAATGAGGAGGAGCACCAGCTTAGCCCACCACCAAAGAGACCAACATCTGCTGCTGCTTTTGCCTTCATATCCAAGGCCTGATGATGATGCGCCCATGCAATTGCAACCCCCACCACCAAAGAAACCATTTTTCTCCTCCTTTTCCAATTCATCTCCACCTAATTTTACATAATTACCCTTCAGATCCTCCTCCCTCTCCAACCCCAATAACGGAGCTGGTATCACCTCCACCCCTTCCTCCTCATCCTTCCCAGCAAACGTCATTAACCACTCAATCAACAATCCAATTCTAATCAACAATCCAAAACCCAGATTGGGTTTTATTCTTTTTTCACAAAATATTTATTGGCTCCGATTCTTTGTGGGAAAAAATGTACTAAATTTTAAGCCCTAATAAAGGGGTTGGATTGGGAAGAATTAAAGTGCGTTTGCGTAAAGATATTTCTATTAGGTGTCTTCTTACGTATATGACAGACACATTACATACAATAGACAAACATCGGACGCTGATGAGtgatgatgaagaagaggaagaagaatggTAGATGAGAAGAGAAGAAATCAGTTATACTAATGAACAGAAAATCAAAAATTAAAATAAGGGTTTAATATATTAATGAACAAGTGAAACCCATATTTTGTTGAACTTGGTTACAAATTGCACTATGGGCAGTCCCCAAGTTAGCTTTCGGCCGTTCTTTTGATGAAATGACAGAAGTATCCTTCTaacttctttattttttatttttgttattgtcattagTATGAAAATACTACTCTGCTTGATTTATGGTTCACGTGAGTTCTAACCCTACGTTAAATACATAAATGGGCACTCGTTTAGTTATCGATACTTTAatgatttataaatatttttgagtttaacttttatgccATAATCTAATATAAATTATTTACATAAGAATTGAACGAAATAAAGAGTAAAACTTTATTATATACGGTGTTTGAACTCTAGTTGATTCAACTCAAGCTTTTAGCTTTTATTTGACTCCGCTCAAAAACAAATTTGCTTGAATTGTTGGGTTGTAAATTGAGTTGTTAGggctaggggtgtacatggatcaGGTTGGTTaggtttttatcaaaatcaaatcaaaccaactatatcggtttggattagtTTGGTTTGTCGAATTTTTTAGGTTTTTCGAATTATTTTTTTACATGAAtatatattatttcaatcttactttgttaaattgtttataagtaaatatatatttagtaaaaattgacaaacatatgatctattaacatATTCTTACGAGAGAATTTTCTTAGTTACATATGATAGTTACTTTTTAGTCGtttgacaataatttttcgttgatgtacactttcaaggttaactgaattttaaaattaaatataaaaatcaatatgatgcCTATATAATGATaagttttatttaattttaaattatcgaaataccacttcaaatttgaaaaaagatataagaatttaatagatcttaacatatggataggaaagaacaaagagattgacgcatttcactAATACTTGATAAAAAAAGTAATCATACAAtccattatttaaagttaataaaaatagaccacttcatatttaactaaaaattacatcccataagagaatcgtaaatatttctagacatattttaaagaaaattctatgagaagtcttaaaagtatatataaaaattatatatttatatatcggtTTGGTTCGGATTATTTTACTCAATACCCAACGAAATCAAATCAAACCTAATCGATTTTTTTAATCGGGTTGGTGcgatttttcggttcggtttgtacaccctAGTTAGGGCCATAGAGTTCCAATTTGCTCATAAGTTGGGCATTTTGACGGTCTTTTcttgggtgaaattcaaaaatagccagattacaagtggtaattgaaaaatagtcatagtttcaaaagtaataaaaaattagtcacttttcatgtaaagataaatctgaacgaaaacattgttcaaatatggaaaatattccagcataatatactggagttcgaattttttacatgtggaattccagcataatatactggagttccagtatattatgctggaactccagtatattatgatggagttccAATATAAATACACTggaactccatcataatatactggagttccagcataatatactggtctaGCATAATacgctggaagttcatacacaggtgctccaatcttcagtatattatgctggaacttttcgtgttgcaacaaaaatagtagctatttttcaattaacaGTCCAAAAACTGGCTAGATCGTGCTATTTTTACTCTTTTCTTCCACGAATCTTTTTAACATAATATCAGAACAATTAACCCAATAGTCTCCCATCAATCACTTAAATTAAGAATAGTCAGTGaaggtataatatatatatatatatatatatatatatatatatatatatataattgtatataatcattgtataatttatgtatatgactagaaaaagtaaacaatgaatatgatcggctatttgtgtaaatatCCCTTACATTTGTTTTATTGatcatttaaaaaataattataagtaACTTTATCTAATAAACAAACCTCAATAACAATGTATTACTTTTAGGAAACATGCAAGAGAAGTAAAAGATTCATGAAGCAGTAGCCATACATAAATGATAAATGATAAATGATTAGTTTTATTAGTTTCAAAGAAAACCTAAACAAAAATGTACTTAGATGGGAATTTATTCACGAAATAGAAATCAACAAGTACAAAAAGTGTAACAAAGAACTCGAGCATAACAAAAAGGTACAACTTGAATTCTACTATTCCGAAATCCTAATATGAGAAAAGATGAATACAAGTACGAAAAGCGTAAACTATACGAGGAAAAAACTTGTAGCTGAATGTTAGTACAATTATTATTTATGTGCGGAGGTTAGTATTTGGAGTCCCCGTGTGATAAGAAAGTGTCGCTGATACTCAAAAGTAAATTTTATAGGGCGGTGATTAGACCGGTCATAGTGTATATGGTTGAGTATTGGCCAGTTAAGAAATCACATATTCAGAAAATAAAAATAGCATAAAAGAGGAGTGGAGGTAGATGTGCATGCACACTAGAattgataagattaggaatgatgttattcGGAAGAAGATGGGCGtgactcccattgatgacaacATGCGAGAAACGAGACTCAGATAATTCGGACACGTACTGAGGAGAAGCCCAAGTGCCTCGGTAAGAAAGTGTGAACGGCTAGCTTTGGAAGGCgctgagaagaggtagagggcggcctaagaaataTTGGGAGAGATGATCAGGCACGACATGGCATGACTTCAGATTTCCGATGACATGACCTTTGATAGGAAGTTGTGAAGGTCGAGTATCAGGGTTGTAGGTTATGAGATAGTTGAGCTTATGTCTACTTCATACCAATGTGAGGCTAGTTTGATAAGATTTTTGTCTTAAGCTGCTAGTGGTTAATGTTGTGTTCTCGCTACTCTTTCGTTTTTCATAATGTCGCGTCTATTTACTGGttatatttttgtttttcatctattttcttgtttgtatgatgttgttaTTATTCCTATAGTTtctgttgatggtactgatatattgtctcttttcgtcttgagccgagagtcttttagaaacaacctctctacctcctctgggtagaggtaaggtctggtAGAGGTAAGGTATGCGTATGCACTATCCTCTCCGGATCTCGTTAGTGAAATTTTGatgggttgttattattgtttctTTGGTAATCTAGTACCATTACTTTGTAATTGTTTGTTTATAGCTGTATAATAAGCAGTAATTTGCAACACCTTTATTCTGTTGTCATATCAACTGCTCAAGTTATTGTTAAtttgtaaataaaataaaaaaaactttaTTAAATCTAACTTTTAGCTTCGAACATTCCGTCCTTCTTACAATTGTCGACATTTCAGTTTCCATGAATTTCTTTATctactaaaaatagtagaaattCCTGTAGTGCCTACTTATTTGATATTTCATGTCTAATCTATAAACGGAAAATACAAATGAGAACTAAGGTAATCCAATTTAATAACCGGAGAGAATGTTCAAGTCAATTTCGAATATCTTCCACCTTTTAGCATTTTTGTTTTTGGTGAGAGGGGAACCGTAACCGTTACAATGTCTGTCACAGTCTTTGCCCTTCGGGTGAGCACTCTGTGGTGAGCACTTTGTGCGCACTGGGTAAATCTCTCCATGTATAATAGCATGCAAACCACACAAGGATGTAAACTGCACTAGGCAATCATGTGCGACAGCTCAACCCAAAAGATATTGATGAAGGAATTAATACCAGGTCATCCGTATGAATAACCGTCCTTCAAACCAACCGAACAACCCGAAAGGTTCCTTTTAGCATATTTTATAACGGTAAATAAGAATAAAAGGTTTGTTATACGATTTATGAAGTACTAAATCTTGTAATCATTCACGTAAAAACCCATCTATCTGTTTCAATATTACGAAGTCACAATCTAAAGTCTAAACTTTGAATAAAAAGTATCACTAATATCTTAACTATAAACTTAATTACTAAAAAGTCACAATCTAAACTCTAATACATGAAGTCAAATCCCAATAATTTTGTCACCACAGCTACTGAATGGGACTTCCTTTTCCTAGTGTTAATAGTCGAAGGGGCAAGATAGTCATACAAttaactttttgacttttgtttccTAAAATATCATTTATTGGTGGTCCCTACCAAATAGGTAATATGCCAAAGCTCAAAGTATAATAATCCTATAATGTGCCCCTATCGGCGTCGTATATTAGCTAATACCGACACGTATGACGCAACTAATGCCGCGTATCGGTGGCGTCGGACACGTGGCATAACGTAGTTCATTTATGCGTGCCAGTGAGGATACAAGTGTGCTTAACGGGAAGTTTGATTTTTGGGCTATATGTTGGGCCCATCGGGCTTTTAGAAAAGACTTGTGTTTTTTCTTTTCTGTCGTGACTTCACCGCTACGACTGGAATTTCGTGCAGAGTTCCTATTTTGGGAACAGAACAGAAAAGGAAAAGATATACTGGAAATTGTGCCCTTATTTTGTACTCTATCTAGCTTAGAAGTTGACACGTTGGAGGAAAATGAATTATGGGTCAGAGTGACAGAAAAGCATACGGGTTTAACAAAGAAGGAATGATTATGAGAAAATGGAGTTGATAATTATAATTACCGATAAATGAATTATTGATGCTTAACATAAAATGGGAATGGATTATTGACGTGAATTATGCCAAGTAGAAATTATTTTGAGAATGGAACAAGAATAATCTAGCAACAACAGACACACTTGACATTATTTTGCAAAAGGAGAATAATGACAACAAAAAGAGTTGGTAGTTGTACTTGTTTCCTTTATCTTTTTGTGCTTTTCTCTCTTTATCTATGTTTAACTCAAAAACTAACCTTAAAATAAATAGTTAAAGTTATATAATAAGGTCACTCGTATATAAATTTATTCAAAGTGCTTTTATATAACTTAAGGAATAACAATGGAAACTAAAGCTGAATTGACGAGCTAAATAGATAAATATTTATTAGATATCAGCCTTTGAGGGGACTACACTATAATTCTTCAGGAATATAATCTGAATAATAACTTGTAAGGTATTTGTGAGTGTCTGTTACAAGTTCATGAAGTAAAGTATTTACAACCTATGTGGGACATGACCCTTTCGAGTTTCAAGCCCCTGCGTTGTGTACATGGTTAACTGGTGGCGAGATCCTTGTTGGTCATAACGGTTTATCCGTAAatcgatacagttgaatttattgcgtagtttatagacaagcgaatcgatttgattccaaaatgataaataaattaaataaaatgcaagacttagcattgaaatcgaGATGAAATAGTAGACAACTTGGTTTAGGGGAACAAGACTTCTGAAGGCAGCGATAAGAGAAAATAAAGTAATATTCAGCTTggaataatgtgtagcataaatttttcagaaattttgtgTGTTACAAAGGCGGTTGAAATCACTATTTTTAGCTAAACCTAGGgaataaggtcctaggatcaagcctctcttaaatgacaataatgagggccattgatgaatatgcAACGACAAGCTATGAATGACAAAATCTCTGTAATGGATGTGTATTTAATGctgaggaatattcttcattgaatgtcatcgGGTGGCATATATTTGTTTCCCCTCGTTGATAATGTTCCAGTTTCACGTGTCATTCTGTCATTCGAGTATTTAATGTGAACCGATTTTAtcctatacaaatagtcccccaaCTTTTCGGTGGCACATTTTTGTATCACCGGGAAGTTAgtgaagattcctttcttggTGGAATTTTTTTTGAACCCTTCTGAAAAGTTTTGACGCTTGATTAGACGCACGCCTCTTCGCATTTAATACCCCAAACATATGTTGCTCCATGATTTAGTAATATTTTCACCAGTTCTCGAGGTAAaca
The DNA window shown above is from Nicotiana tomentosiformis chromosome 8, ASM39032v3, whole genome shotgun sequence and carries:
- the LOC104085942 gene encoding uncharacterized protein, whose protein sequence is MTFAGKDEEEGVEVIPAPLLGLEREEDLKGNYVKLGGDELEKEEKNGFFGGGGCNCMGASSSGLGYEGKSSSRCWSLWWWAKLVLLLIFVGVLAVVFLKWVGPFFMDKEIIPILNWETRTFSTPVLAVLVYASVAIFPTLILPSTPSMWVAGMTFGYGYGFLLIIGALPIGVSLPYFIGHLFHHRIQSWIERYPKNASIMRLAGEGNWFNQARAVALIRISPFPYIVYNYCAMATGVKYGPYLLGTLVGMVPEIFVTIYTGILIKTLANASQEQRFLSAPQIILNVLGFCFTVATTVLITVYAKRRLKQLQRDEDLLLQ